A single genomic interval of Acetobacteroides hydrogenigenes harbors:
- a CDS encoding DNA polymerase III subunit, with product MLFKDIVGQDELKERLIRGVHEGRISHAQMFLGEPGSGTIPLAIAYAQYLNCQNRGEHDSCGVCPSCHKVQKLMHPDVHFTFPINKTSEIGDKVVVSDLFLSYWRSIVENLTYFDEQDWYSHIDLGNKQGLISVAEADNIIKKLSFKAYEGEYKVLIMWLPERMNIAASNALLKLVEEPPAKTVFLMVAQEEGKVLKTILSRTQIIRVPRIRYDDMVRSLTERYPSSSMPIESVARLSSGSMIEARRLLELDEEGDEFFGYVIGLLRFCYQSNVIGLIEWSEEVATLGRDRIKRLLAYAERVIREAFMLNLRMEAVSYLPLNPEQQKFYANFKPFIRPNNIEETFTLLNTAIHHINANGNAKIVLADMSLKMVKLIKP from the coding sequence ATGCTTTTTAAAGATATTGTAGGGCAAGATGAGCTAAAAGAGCGGCTAATACGAGGTGTTCACGAAGGTCGTATAAGCCATGCGCAGATGTTTTTAGGTGAGCCAGGTTCGGGAACTATTCCTTTAGCGATTGCCTACGCGCAATACCTAAACTGCCAGAATAGGGGCGAGCACGACTCCTGCGGCGTTTGCCCATCGTGCCATAAGGTGCAGAAGCTGATGCATCCCGACGTTCACTTTACCTTCCCCATAAATAAGACTTCGGAGATTGGCGATAAGGTTGTGGTAAGCGACCTGTTTTTGAGCTACTGGCGTTCAATTGTCGAAAACCTTACCTACTTCGACGAGCAGGACTGGTATTCGCACATCGACTTGGGCAATAAGCAGGGGCTTATTAGCGTGGCCGAAGCCGATAATATCATAAAAAAGCTATCGTTTAAGGCCTACGAGGGCGAGTACAAGGTGCTTATAATGTGGCTTCCCGAAAGGATGAACATTGCAGCCTCGAACGCACTCCTGAAGCTGGTTGAGGAGCCACCTGCTAAAACGGTATTCCTAATGGTTGCGCAGGAGGAGGGCAAAGTCTTAAAAACCATCCTTTCGCGAACGCAAATCATTCGGGTTCCACGCATAAGGTACGACGACATGGTTCGCTCGCTTACCGAGAGGTATCCCAGCTCGTCGATGCCAATAGAGAGCGTTGCCCGTTTGTCGTCGGGGAGCATGATTGAGGCCCGACGCCTGCTGGAGCTTGACGAGGAGGGCGACGAGTTCTTCGGTTACGTAATCGGGCTACTCCGATTTTGCTACCAGTCGAACGTAATTGGGCTTATTGAATGGAGCGAAGAGGTGGCAACGCTGGGGCGCGACCGCATTAAGCGCTTGCTGGCCTATGCCGAAAGGGTCATCCGCGAGGCGTTTATGCTCAACCTCCGGATGGAGGCCGTAAGCTACCTTCCGTTGAATCCCGAGCAGCAGAAATTCTACGCAAACTTTAAACCATTCATCCGTCCGAACAACATAGAGGAGACTTTTACCCTCCTCAACACGGCCATTCACCACATAAACGCCAACGGCAACGCAAAGATCGTGCTTGCCGATATGTCCCTTAAAATGGTGAAACTGATTAAGCCGTAA
- the ricT gene encoding PSP1 domain-containing protein, whose protein sequence is MSKHPHNIDFSRGCCFTHNDQDEAIAVSLDGGQKLSTYDWLSDLPQTAIENDVFEVRFKNTRKGYYRNANKLQLKKGDIVAVEASPGHDIGIISLTGELVARQMKKTGVHPNNLEFKKIYRKAKPTDIEKWQESIAREQQTMIKSRQIANRLNLNMKVGDVEFQGDNTKAIFYYIADERVDFRQLIKDLAEAFKIRVEMRQIGARQEAGRIGGIGSCGRELCCSTWITSFSSVTTNSARHQEISLNPQKLAGQCSKLKCCLNYELDAYVDAQKDFPRVSEPLQLFDGLAFLQKTDILKGLMWFSAAPDSTLNLTEVSVDRVKEILELNRRGIKADKLLGEISEETMVKARMMEEPDFKNVVGEDSITRFDRTGKRSSRGRNRGRKGGSPQGGGSQQPPQAQQQRPSRTGQDRPERRPNPGRPENGRPARSENPAKATGRPDGQQRPEQGPRTERNPRSEQRRRPSNGGNREGGNREGGNREGGNRGGDRRPNRNRPERPSEGGTNGGAE, encoded by the coding sequence ATGAGCAAACATCCCCATAATATAGATTTCTCTCGAGGCTGCTGCTTTACGCATAACGATCAGGACGAGGCCATTGCGGTTAGTCTTGATGGTGGACAAAAGCTTAGCACCTACGATTGGCTGAGCGATTTACCTCAAACAGCCATCGAAAATGACGTTTTTGAGGTACGCTTTAAGAATACCCGTAAGGGATACTACCGCAACGCCAACAAGCTGCAGCTCAAAAAGGGCGATATTGTTGCCGTAGAGGCATCGCCCGGGCACGACATTGGGATCATCTCGCTTACCGGCGAGCTGGTGGCGCGCCAAATGAAGAAGACCGGCGTTCACCCCAACAACCTTGAGTTTAAAAAGATATACCGCAAGGCAAAGCCAACCGATATCGAAAAATGGCAGGAGTCCATTGCCCGCGAGCAGCAAACCATGATTAAGTCGCGCCAGATTGCCAACCGCCTAAACCTAAACATGAAGGTGGGCGATGTGGAGTTTCAGGGCGACAATACCAAGGCGATCTTCTACTACATTGCCGACGAGCGCGTCGATTTCCGCCAGCTGATTAAGGATTTGGCCGAGGCCTTCAAGATTCGCGTGGAGATGCGCCAGATTGGTGCCCGCCAGGAGGCCGGTCGCATTGGCGGCATTGGCTCGTGCGGGCGCGAGCTCTGCTGCTCGACCTGGATTACCAGCTTCTCGTCGGTAACCACCAACTCGGCCCGCCATCAGGAGATATCGCTTAACCCTCAAAAGCTGGCCGGGCAGTGCAGCAAGCTAAAGTGCTGCCTCAACTACGAGCTCGACGCCTACGTGGATGCGCAAAAGGACTTCCCACGGGTTTCGGAGCCGCTTCAGCTTTTCGACGGCTTGGCATTCCTTCAAAAAACCGATATCCTAAAGGGGCTGATGTGGTTTAGCGCCGCTCCCGACTCTACGCTTAACCTTACGGAGGTATCCGTAGATAGGGTTAAGGAGATCCTAGAGCTAAACCGTCGCGGCATTAAGGCCGATAAGCTGCTCGGCGAGATTAGCGAAGAAACCATGGTGAAGGCTCGCATGATGGAGGAGCCCGACTTTAAGAACGTGGTTGGCGAGGATAGCATTACCCGCTTCGACCGCACGGGTAAGCGCAGCTCGCGTGGCCGAAATCGTGGCCGTAAGGGAGGCTCACCGCAGGGTGGAGGCAGCCAGCAGCCGCCACAGGCTCAGCAGCAGCGCCCTAGCCGCACGGGGCAGGATCGTCCAGAGCGCCGTCCAAATCCGGGCCGTCCGGAGAATGGTCGACCCGCTCGCAGCGAGAATCCGGCAAAGGCCACGGGTAGACCGGATGGCCAGCAGCGTCCCGAGCAGGGGCCTCGCACCGAGCGCAACCCCCGCAGCGAGCAGCGCCGTCGTCCATCGAATGGCGGCAACCGCGAGGGCGGCAACCGCGAAGGCGGAAATCGTGAAGGAGGCAATAGGGGAGGCGATCGCCGCCCCAACCGTAACCGACCCGAGCGCCCTAGCGAGGGCGGCACCAACGGTGGAGCCGAGTAG
- a CDS encoding gliding motility lipoprotein GldH, which produces MKTIRNIALLAAGALLISLASCDKQRVYEGSKAIGSVWSKDSLARFEVNIDDTLTTQSVYVTMRNSSSYPFRNVYLFVTTVAPSGAYVRDTMECYLADDTGRWLGKGFAKYWDSRFAMRKNVKFPEKGTYTFTIQQGMRLEELPGIHDVGIRIERVNLK; this is translated from the coding sequence ATGAAAACGATTAGGAATATAGCGCTCCTTGCAGCAGGAGCGCTTCTTATCTCGCTAGCTTCGTGCGATAAGCAGAGGGTGTACGAGGGCAGCAAGGCCATCGGATCGGTGTGGAGCAAGGATTCGCTTGCCCGCTTCGAGGTGAACATCGACGACACCCTAACCACCCAAAGCGTTTACGTAACCATGAGGAACTCCAGCAGCTACCCGTTTCGCAACGTGTACCTGTTTGTGACCACCGTTGCCCCATCTGGGGCCTACGTGCGCGACACGATGGAGTGCTACCTGGCCGACGATACGGGCCGATGGCTCGGCAAGGGATTCGCCAAGTACTGGGATAGCCGCTTTGCCATGCGCAAGAACGTGAAGTTCCCCGAAAAGGGAACCTACACCTTTACCATTCAGCAGGGCATGCGCCTGGAGGAGCTGCCCGGCATCCACGATGTGGGAATCAGAATAGAACGTGTAAACTTAAAATAG
- the trmB gene encoding tRNA (guanosine(46)-N7)-methyltransferase TrmB, with product MGKNKLQRFAENETFKNLVQPEFDAVFGCDYHLKGNWHASFFGNSKPIVLELGCGRGEYTVALGQKFPEKSFIGIDVKGARLWRGAKTATEDNMDNVGFLRTRIEFIRSLFGKDEVAELWITFPDPQLKKSRLKKRLTCSGFLNSYREFLAPDGIVHLKTDNQNLHFYTKKLLEENGMEILVATNDLYNSGMADEILSVKTKYEQDYLAKGMPITYLKFRIHGDKPLVEPADIEPFVI from the coding sequence GTGGGAAAGAATAAGCTTCAGCGGTTTGCTGAAAACGAAACGTTTAAAAATTTGGTTCAGCCCGAGTTCGACGCCGTATTCGGCTGCGACTATCACCTAAAGGGAAATTGGCACGCCAGCTTCTTTGGCAACAGCAAGCCCATCGTACTGGAGCTGGGCTGCGGCCGCGGCGAGTACACCGTTGCCCTAGGGCAGAAGTTCCCCGAGAAGAGCTTCATCGGAATCGACGTAAAGGGTGCCCGCCTGTGGCGCGGGGCGAAGACCGCTACCGAGGATAATATGGACAACGTGGGCTTCCTGCGTACCCGCATCGAGTTCATCCGCTCGCTCTTCGGCAAGGATGAGGTGGCCGAGCTCTGGATCACCTTCCCCGATCCTCAGCTCAAGAAGAGCCGCCTCAAGAAGCGCCTCACCTGCTCGGGGTTCCTGAACAGCTATCGCGAGTTCCTGGCCCCCGATGGCATCGTACACCTGAAAACCGACAACCAGAACCTCCACTTCTACACCAAGAAGCTGCTCGAGGAAAACGGCATGGAAATCCTGGTGGCCACCAACGACCTTTACAATAGCGGCATGGCCGACGAGATCCTCTCCGTAAAAACCAAGTACGAGCAGGACTACCTGGCCAAGGGGATGCCCATCACCTACCTCAAGTTCCGCATCCACGGCGACAAGCCGCTGGTGGAGCCGGCCGATATCGAGCCGTTCGTGATCTAA